In Bacteroides coprosuis DSM 18011, the following are encoded in one genomic region:
- a CDS encoding hypothetical protein (KEGG: bfs:BF2859 hypothetical protein~SPTR: Putative uncharacterized protein;~IMG reference gene:2504106717), whose amino-acid sequence MNLHKYKLIFTSLLLVLLVGSIGLYFKVQNSKTISLEDIYSIVPSSVEAIYEVHSIDNLIPYYNRLSGDVENVSLVHDFIQVKPSLLNKNQPFLLTYSKKGLQGNGEVLLFPFLNIFNEWLDTYLKKYAVLSSPPKSFVYKGVELFIYPLKSGKFITSVTLNNIHIISYEKCLIESIVDVYLGASSLLDSSFKASYSLLKNEEVNAVIYAKSNYFTEGRENSISNNTSSEEVWQRFNLIVDDSVFYCLTELDVESSHYYTLQEYSENTIKDTIQLPQDAFSINRWSESQIKEQLLHAEKDTIISSREQEWNSCFGDFLLDAMSDGLWGVRIQDTIVSSEVILRLQLSNFELVQSSITKLKQNQRLIIKSLLREESLYNHWGTEALPAPLFLNLLTETSRDLRVIYLSYYKNNLFISWDYTLLARYLQDLKLSTPVNTHIKLSEEIINTPYSFFSANLGVVAQDTLTNYPQIPSVILNQVDRFKDYYWSRELNNFNNKLIQITALKKIP is encoded by the coding sequence ATGAATCTACATAAATACAAACTCATCTTTACTTCTCTACTACTAGTTTTACTTGTGGGTAGTATTGGTTTGTATTTTAAAGTCCAGAATTCTAAAACTATATCTTTAGAAGATATATACTCGATAGTTCCTTCATCTGTTGAGGCTATCTATGAAGTTCATTCCATAGATAATTTAATACCCTATTATAATCGGTTAAGTGGTGATGTAGAAAATGTTTCTTTGGTACATGATTTTATTCAAGTCAAGCCCTCTTTATTAAACAAAAATCAACCCTTCTTACTTACTTACAGTAAGAAAGGATTGCAAGGTAATGGAGAGGTGCTTCTTTTCCCTTTTCTGAACATCTTTAATGAGTGGTTAGACACTTATTTAAAAAAGTATGCTGTCCTCTCTTCTCCTCCAAAGAGTTTTGTCTATAAAGGAGTGGAGCTGTTTATATATCCTTTGAAATCCGGAAAGTTTATTACTTCGGTTACTTTGAATAATATTCATATTATCAGTTATGAGAAGTGTCTTATTGAGTCTATTGTCGATGTCTATTTAGGAGCTTCTTCTTTATTGGATAGCTCTTTCAAAGCATCTTACAGTTTGTTGAAAAATGAAGAGGTGAATGCAGTTATATATGCAAAATCAAATTATTTTACTGAAGGGAGAGAAAACTCTATTTCCAATAATACGTCTTCTGAAGAAGTATGGCAGCGCTTTAATTTAATTGTTGATGATTCTGTTTTTTATTGTCTCACCGAGTTGGATGTTGAGTCTAGTCATTATTATACGCTACAAGAGTATTCAGAAAATACAATAAAAGATACAATACAATTACCCCAAGATGCATTTAGCATTAATCGTTGGTCAGAGAGCCAAATAAAAGAACAGTTGCTCCATGCAGAAAAAGATACTATAATATCTTCTCGTGAGCAAGAGTGGAATAGTTGTTTTGGAGATTTTCTATTGGATGCGATGAGTGATGGTCTTTGGGGAGTTCGTATTCAAGATACGATAGTTTCTTCGGAAGTGATTTTGAGACTTCAACTGTCTAACTTTGAATTAGTACAGAGCAGTATAACTAAGTTAAAACAAAATCAACGACTGATCATAAAATCATTACTTCGTGAAGAGAGTTTGTATAATCATTGGGGTACTGAAGCTCTACCAGCTCCTTTATTTTTGAATTTACTAACTGAAACTAGCCGTGATTTGAGAGTGATTTATTTGTCTTATTATAAAAATAATCTATTTATAAGTTGGGATTATACTTTGCTAGCTCGATATTTACAAGATTTAAAACTTTCTACACCAGTAAATACTCATATCAAACTTTCAGAAGAGATTATCAATACTCCTTATTCCTTTTTTTCTGCAAATTTGGGTGTTGTGGCTCAAGATACACTTACTAATTATCCTCAAATACCTTCAGTTATTCTTAATCAGGTTGATAGATTTAAAGATTATTACTGGAGTAGGGAGTTGAATAATTTTAATAATAAACTAATTCAGATTACAGCACTCAAGAAGATTCCATAA
- a CDS encoding DNA mismatch repair protein MutS domain protein (COGs: COG0249 Mismatch repair ATPase (MutS family)~InterPro IPR000432~KEGG: pmz:HMPREF0659_A5376 MutS domain V protein~PFAM: DNA mismatch repair protein MutS, C-terminal~SMART: DNA mismatch repair protein MutS, C-terminal~SPTR: MutS domain protein;~IMG reference gene:2504106718~PFAM: MutS domain V): MLEKHYSDSIGLEESTLSKLHRSSKILLWAKLFSFGFAVYAFYQYVFENLNAMWGLVSFVFLGLYLLIMFLDSKLQKNINLHIQIKITLENEIKYLNRDFSVFDDGSEFVDAKHSYSYDLDLFGKDSLFNRINRTVSKLGRIKLANYLQNLELSVTKIKERQESIRELAQQMNWRILFLSFGIDANYDLSKLAESLQTESIKSSLVSKGMRLVMLLSSISTIGLIIASIYDLVPVSFPSTLFLIQLLICITLSGKVTKAANEVSGLLKGFKPYRELIKHVIDIKFQGAELQSLQSKLRLDNSVDVTKAFTELSAILNKFDQRANLLTYVIFNGLFMNDLWTLSKYLVWKKKNAPFMPAWVNVLGEFDALVSLGTYAYNNPQNCDVELLEGELPVLSTKDVYHPFISKEVVVRNDFSLDQKTFAIITGANMAGKSTFLRSIGVNFIMALNGLPVCAKSFQVTPMNLFSSMRTSDNLVKNISYFNAELIRLEDLIMSCKSNKHTLIILDEILKGTNSIDKLKGSKLLLQEISKLPVSGIIATHDLDLTKLSEGSEKYFNYCFEIELAEEIKYTYRMEKGVAKNLNATYLLQKIIDKIN, encoded by the coding sequence ATGCTTGAAAAACACTATTCAGATTCTATTGGATTAGAAGAATCTACTTTGTCAAAACTTCATCGTTCGAGTAAAATACTTCTATGGGCTAAACTTTTTTCGTTTGGTTTTGCAGTATATGCTTTTTATCAATATGTTTTCGAAAACTTAAATGCAATGTGGGGGCTTGTATCCTTTGTGTTTTTAGGATTATACTTGCTTATTATGTTTTTAGACAGCAAGTTGCAGAAAAATATAAATTTACATATACAGATAAAGATAACATTAGAAAATGAAATAAAATATTTGAATAGAGATTTTTCTGTCTTTGATGATGGATCCGAATTTGTAGATGCTAAACATTCCTATTCATATGATTTAGACCTTTTTGGTAAAGACTCCTTGTTCAATCGTATCAATCGTACTGTTTCTAAATTAGGAAGAATAAAACTAGCCAATTATCTACAAAACCTAGAGTTATCTGTGACTAAAATTAAGGAAAGACAAGAATCTATTCGTGAGTTAGCACAACAAATGAACTGGAGAATCTTATTTCTTTCTTTTGGAATTGATGCTAATTATGATTTGTCCAAGCTTGCTGAGAGTTTGCAAACGGAGAGTATAAAATCATCACTTGTATCTAAAGGGATGAGACTGGTTATGCTTCTTTCATCAATTTCTACAATAGGTTTGATTATAGCATCTATTTACGATTTAGTTCCTGTTTCATTTCCTTCTACTTTATTTCTCATTCAATTGTTGATATGCATTACTTTATCTGGTAAAGTAACCAAAGCTGCAAATGAGGTAAGTGGGTTATTAAAGGGCTTTAAGCCTTATAGAGAATTAATCAAACATGTTATAGATATAAAGTTTCAGGGGGCTGAACTTCAGAGTTTGCAGAGTAAATTACGTCTCGATAATAGTGTAGATGTAACAAAAGCTTTTACTGAATTATCTGCTATCCTAAACAAGTTTGATCAACGAGCAAATCTTTTAACTTATGTGATTTTTAATGGTTTGTTTATGAATGATCTTTGGACTTTGAGTAAATACTTGGTCTGGAAGAAAAAGAATGCTCCTTTTATGCCTGCTTGGGTAAATGTTTTAGGTGAGTTTGATGCTTTAGTTAGTTTAGGAACATATGCTTATAATAATCCACAAAATTGTGATGTCGAGTTATTAGAAGGTGAGCTTCCAGTGTTAAGTACAAAGGATGTATATCATCCTTTTATTTCTAAAGAAGTAGTTGTGAGAAATGACTTTTCTTTAGATCAGAAAACATTCGCTATAATAACAGGTGCTAATATGGCTGGTAAGAGTACGTTCTTGCGATCTATTGGAGTGAATTTTATTATGGCTTTAAATGGTTTGCCTGTGTGTGCTAAATCATTTCAAGTAACACCGATGAATCTTTTTTCTAGTATGCGTACAAGTGATAATCTAGTGAAGAATATTTCTTATTTTAATGCTGAGTTAATTCGTTTAGAAGACTTAATAATGTCTTGTAAGTCTAATAAGCATACACTTATCATTTTGGATGAGATATTAAAAGGGACAAATTCTATTGATAAATTAAAAGGTTCTAAATTATTATTGCAGGAAATTTCGAAACTGCCAGTATCGGGTATAATAGCAACTCACGATTTGGATCTAACAAAGCTTTCCGAGGGTAGTGAAAAATATTTCAACTATTGTTTTGAAATAGAATTGGCCGAAGAAATAAAATATACGTATCGTATGGAAAAGGGAGTTGCTAAAAATCTAAATGCAACTTACTTGCTTCAGAAAATAATAGATAAGATTAATTAA
- a CDS encoding dihydroorotate oxidase (COGs: COG0167 Dihydroorotate dehydrogenase~InterPro IPR012135~KEGG: bfs:BF2826 dihydroorotate dehydrogenase 2~PFAM: Dihydroorotate dehydrogenase, class 1/ 2~SPTR: Dihydroorotate dehydrogenase 2;~IMG reference gene:2504106719~PFAM: Dihydroorotate dehydrogenase), whose product MTDLKTTFAGLTLRNPIIVSSSGLSNTAEKNQKLAEAGAGAIVLKSLFEEQILIETDQMMSDASAYSEGADYLQEYVRHHKLSEYLSLIKDSKAVCNEVPIIASINCYSDSEWIDFAKQIEAAGADAIEINILALQSNVKYQYGSFEQRHIDILKHIKNTVKIPIIMKLGHNFTNPIVLIEQLYANGADAIVLFNRFYQPDIDIEKMKHVAGPVLSHPSELSNALRWIGIASSEVEKIDYAASGGVHNPEDIIKTILAGATAVEICSVLYKKSDSEIRKMLTFLATWMNQKGFEKISQFKGKLNHQDVRGANYFERTQFLKYFSSAK is encoded by the coding sequence ATGACCGACTTAAAAACAACATTTGCAGGGCTTACTCTGAGAAACCCCATAATAGTGAGTAGCTCTGGACTTAGTAATACAGCTGAGAAAAACCAAAAGCTTGCTGAAGCAGGAGCTGGAGCTATTGTACTAAAATCACTTTTTGAAGAGCAGATTCTTATTGAAACTGATCAAATGATGAGCGATGCATCTGCTTATTCAGAAGGAGCAGATTACCTACAAGAATATGTACGCCATCACAAATTAAGTGAATATCTATCTCTTATTAAAGATAGCAAAGCAGTTTGTAATGAAGTACCAATTATAGCTAGCATAAATTGCTATAGCGACTCTGAATGGATTGACTTTGCAAAACAAATTGAGGCAGCTGGTGCTGATGCAATTGAAATAAATATACTAGCCCTACAATCCAATGTGAAATACCAATATGGTTCCTTTGAACAAAGACATATTGATATCTTAAAGCATATTAAGAATACAGTAAAAATTCCTATCATTATGAAGTTAGGACATAATTTTACTAATCCTATTGTTTTAATAGAACAACTTTATGCTAATGGTGCTGATGCAATTGTTTTATTTAATAGATTCTATCAACCAGATATAGATATAGAGAAAATGAAACACGTAGCTGGACCTGTGCTAAGCCATCCAAGCGAGTTATCTAATGCTCTTAGATGGATAGGCATTGCTTCATCTGAAGTTGAGAAAATAGATTATGCCGCATCAGGGGGAGTACACAATCCAGAAGATATAATTAAAACAATCTTAGCTGGTGCTACGGCTGTGGAAATTTGCAGCGTACTTTATAAGAAATCTGATTCTGAAATCAGAAAAATGCTAACATTCTTAGCTACTTGGATGAATCAAAAAGGATTTGAAAAAATTAGTCAGTTTAAAGGAAAGCTAAACCATCAAGATGTTCGTGGAGCCAATTATTTCGAACGTACTCAGTTCTTGAAATATTTTAGCTCAGCTAAATAA
- a CDS encoding protein of unknown function UPF0001 (COGs: COG0325 enzyme with a TIM-barrel fold~InterPro IPR001608:IPR011078~KEGG: bvu:BVU_3868 hypothetical protein~PFAM: Alanine racemase, N-terminal~SPTR: Putative uncharacterized protein;~TIGRFAM: pyridoxal phosphate-dependent enzyme, YBL036C type~IMG reference gene:2504106720~PFAM: Alanine racemase, N-terminal domain~TIGRFAM: pyridoxal phosphate enzyme, YggS family): MSITTNLKEIQKQIPEEVRLVAVSKYHSVDDIREAYNAGQRIFGESKAQELIAKHEELPQEDIQWHFIGHLQSNKIKYIAPFISLIHSVDTFRLLKNINKEAKKEGRIIPCLLQLHIADEDTKYGFSFTECRDMLKEGKWKELKNVKIAGVMGMATFTEDENLVKSEFKALKDFFSEIQKEFFTTNEDFTEISMGMSQDYPIAIKEGSTLIRVGSKIFGERIY; this comes from the coding sequence ATGAGTATTACTACAAATCTGAAAGAGATACAAAAACAAATTCCTGAAGAAGTACGCTTAGTTGCTGTTTCCAAATACCATAGTGTAGATGATATTCGCGAAGCTTACAACGCAGGACAACGTATCTTTGGTGAAAGTAAAGCTCAAGAATTAATAGCTAAACACGAAGAACTTCCACAAGAAGATATTCAATGGCATTTTATCGGACACTTACAAAGCAATAAAATCAAATATATTGCACCTTTTATTTCGTTAATTCACAGCGTTGACACTTTTAGACTTCTTAAAAATATTAATAAAGAAGCCAAAAAAGAAGGTCGAATTATTCCTTGTTTATTACAACTACATATTGCTGATGAAGATACTAAATATGGATTCTCATTCACAGAGTGTAGAGATATGCTCAAAGAAGGAAAATGGAAGGAACTAAAAAATGTTAAAATAGCAGGAGTAATGGGCATGGCAACATTCACAGAAGATGAGAATCTGGTAAAAAGTGAATTTAAAGCTCTAAAAGATTTCTTTAGTGAAATACAAAAGGAGTTTTTTACTACTAATGAAGACTTTACAGAAATATCTATGGGCATGTCGCAAGATTATCCTATCGCTATAAAAGAAGGAAGTACATTAATTCGTGTAGGAAGTAAAATATTTGGAGAAAGAATATATTAA
- a CDS encoding hypothetical protein (KEGG: bfs:BF2824 hypothetical protein~SPTR: Putative uncharacterized protein;~IMG reference gene:2504106721): MMNNWFECKVRYEKMMENGVSKKVSEPYLFDALSFTEAEARIIEEITPFISGEFTVSDIKRAKYSEIFFSSEEAADRWFKCKITFITLDEKSGAEKKSSTYMLVQAADLRDAIKKLDKGMEGSMADYQISSVAETPIMDVYPYKGADKPEVSLESTDQE; the protein is encoded by the coding sequence ATGATGAATAACTGGTTTGAATGCAAAGTACGCTATGAAAAAATGATGGAAAATGGCGTTAGCAAAAAAGTTTCAGAACCTTATCTTTTCGATGCACTAAGCTTTACTGAAGCTGAAGCAAGAATTATAGAGGAAATCACTCCTTTCATTTCTGGAGAATTCACAGTTTCAGACATAAAAAGAGCCAAGTATAGTGAAATTTTCTTTAGCTCTGAAGAAGCTGCAGACCGCTGGTTCAAATGCAAAATCACATTCATCACACTTGATGAAAAAAGTGGAGCAGAAAAAAAATCATCAACTTATATGCTAGTTCAAGCTGCAGATTTAAGAGATGCAATTAAAAAACTAGATAAAGGTATGGAGGGCAGTATGGCCGACTACCAAATTTCATCAGTAGCAGAAACTCCTATTATGGATGTTTACCCCTATAAAGGTGCTGATAAACCTGAAGTTTCACTAGAATCAACAGATCAAGAATAA
- a CDS encoding Forkhead-associated protein (InterPro IPR000253~KEGG: bvu:BVU_3152 hypothetical protein~PFAM: Forkhead-associated (FHA) domain~SPTR: FHA domain protein;~IMG reference gene:2504106722~PFAM: FHA domain), whose amino-acid sequence MKRVRCPKCDHYLYFNEKKYESGQSLVFVCDECGKQFRIRLGKSSLKSTRKDEVLSPDNIDTPFGYISIIENVFTFKQLIPLQEGENLIGRRSPGSSVTIPIETGDMSMDRRHTVIHVGKNKESKLVFTIWDNDSMTGTFLGADEILPGDKKIIEPGQVITTGATTFILYTKDEDNQ is encoded by the coding sequence ATGAAACGAGTACGTTGTCCCAAGTGTGATCACTATCTTTATTTTAATGAGAAAAAATATGAATCAGGTCAATCTTTGGTTTTTGTCTGCGATGAATGTGGAAAACAATTTCGCATTCGCTTAGGTAAGAGTTCTCTTAAATCAACACGAAAAGACGAAGTACTGTCTCCTGATAATATAGATACTCCATTTGGATATATTTCTATCATAGAAAATGTATTTACTTTCAAACAGCTGATTCCTCTTCAAGAAGGAGAGAACTTAATAGGACGTCGTTCACCTGGATCATCAGTTACAATTCCAATTGAAACTGGCGATATGAGCATGGATAGAAGGCATACAGTAATACATGTAGGGAAAAACAAAGAAAGCAAACTGGTGTTTACTATATGGGATAACGACAGTATGACTGGTACATTCCTAGGGGCTGACGAAATATTACCAGGTGACAAAAAAATCATAGAACCAGGCCAAGTAATTACTACAGGAGCTACAACATTTATCCTTTACACAAAGGATGAAGACAATCAATAG
- a CDS encoding Sporulation domain-containing protein (InterPro IPR007730~KEGG: bfs:BF2384 hypothetical protein~PFAM: Sporulation-related domain~SPTR: Putative membrane protein;~IMG reference gene:2504106723~PFAM: Sporulation related domain), which produces MNELARHLHKLLLDSDFAIIPGFGGFIAHYRPAIRDQKNNLFIPPTRTIGFNDQLNLNDGLLIQSYMAVDKISMQKAQLLITEAIDNLRSTLEENGIAELEGIGTLYCDANNKYSFKARENALDCPLLYGLKSFEMLEINQIQASYVHKDLFTDSKKTQQKETFIPTKTTSFGYIGTVAVSFIAIMSFFLFSAPIENTEIIDANYAKVVPTELWSHSKKINITTTPLHIEESTPEVKPVEEEISPETITISRITPSEKEVLAERSIPAEESSNSIQPIVKTENKPFHIIVASSIKVSHAEDLVNQLKEQGYAEAQVLSKQGPTRVSAACFTTKEEAYQLLSKVTENSAYQNAWVFQAN; this is translated from the coding sequence ATGAATGAATTGGCACGACATTTACACAAATTACTTTTAGATAGTGATTTTGCAATCATACCTGGCTTTGGTGGCTTTATAGCACACTATAGGCCAGCCATAAGAGATCAGAAAAACAATCTCTTCATACCTCCTACTCGCACCATTGGCTTCAACGATCAGTTAAACTTAAATGATGGCTTACTAATTCAGTCATATATGGCTGTTGATAAGATTAGTATGCAAAAGGCTCAACTGTTAATAACCGAAGCTATTGATAATCTACGTAGTACACTAGAAGAAAATGGAATAGCCGAGCTAGAAGGTATTGGTACATTGTATTGTGATGCTAATAATAAATATTCATTTAAAGCAAGAGAAAATGCTTTAGATTGTCCTCTTTTGTATGGACTAAAATCTTTTGAAATGCTAGAAATCAATCAGATACAAGCTAGCTATGTACATAAAGATTTGTTTACAGACAGTAAAAAGACTCAACAAAAGGAAACTTTCATCCCAACTAAAACTACTTCTTTTGGATATATTGGCACCGTTGCTGTTTCATTCATTGCTATAATGTCATTTTTCTTATTCTCAGCTCCAATTGAAAATACAGAAATCATTGATGCAAACTATGCCAAAGTAGTTCCCACTGAATTATGGAGTCATTCTAAGAAGATTAATATTACTACTACTCCCCTTCATATAGAAGAATCTACACCAGAAGTAAAACCAGTAGAAGAAGAGATATCTCCTGAAACAATCACTATTTCTCGTATCACTCCTTCAGAAAAAGAAGTATTAGCAGAAAGAAGTATTCCGGCAGAAGAAAGTAGTAACTCTATACAGCCTATAGTTAAAACAGAAAACAAGCCTTTTCATATCATTGTCGCAAGCTCTATAAAAGTATCGCATGCTGAGGATCTTGTTAATCAATTAAAAGAACAAGGCTATGCAGAAGCTCAGGTTTTAAGCAAACAAGGACCCACAAGAGTAAGTGCTGCATGCTTTACAACTAAGGAAGAAGCTTATCAATTATTATCTAAAGTAACAGAAAACTCTGCTTACCAAAATGCTTGGGTTTTTCAAGCAAACTAA
- a CDS encoding nucleotide sugar dehydrogenase (COGs: COG1004 UDP-glucose 6-dehydrogenase~InterPro IPR001732:IPR014026:IPR014027:IPR017476~KEGG: bfr:BF2297 UDP-glucose 6-dehydrogenase~PFAM: UDP-glucose/GDP-mannose dehydrogenase, N-terminal; UDP-glucose/GDP-mannose dehydrogenase, dimerisation; UDP-glucose/GDP-mannose dehydrogenase, C-terminal~PRIAM: UDP-glucose 6-dehydrogenase~SPTR: Putative uncharacterized protein;~TIGRFAM: Nucleotide sugar dehydrogenase~IMG reference gene:2504106724~PFAM: UDP-glucose/GDP-mannose dehydrogenase family, NAD binding domain; UDP-glucose/GDP-mannose dehydrogenase family, central domain; UDP-glucose/GDP-mannose dehydrogenase family, UDP binding domain~TIGRFAM: nucleotide sugar dehydrogenase), whose protein sequence is MKIAIVGTGYVGLVTGTCFAEIGVNVTCVDTNIDKIESLRRGDVPIYENGLEDLVKRNVEAGRLHFSTDLTQCLNEVSVVFIAVGTPPDEDGSADLKYVLEVSRTIGCNMNKHLLVVTKSTVPVGTSIKVRQAIQEELTKRNATIEFDVASNPEFLKEGNAIADFMSPDRVVVGIESDKAKSIMTKLYKPFLLNNFRVIFMDIASAEMTKYAANSMLATRISFMNDIANLCELVGADVNMVRLGIGSDTRIGRKFLYPGIGYGGSCFPKDIKALIRTGQENKYNLEVLEAVDAVNERQKRVLFDKLKDYYKDDLKGKTIALWGLSFKPETDDMREAPSLVIIDLLLKAGCKVRVYDPAAMDECQRRIGDAVFYAKDHYEAVLEADALMLVTEWKEFRLPSWAVVKKTMNHAVLFDGRNIYEKEELEENGFDYFCIGL, encoded by the coding sequence ATGAAGATAGCGATTGTTGGAACAGGATATGTGGGGTTAGTAACCGGGACTTGTTTTGCCGAAATTGGTGTAAATGTAACTTGTGTTGATACCAATATAGATAAAATTGAATCTTTAAGAAGAGGAGATGTTCCAATTTATGAAAATGGTTTAGAAGATTTAGTTAAGAGAAATGTAGAAGCTGGGCGTCTTCATTTTAGCACAGATTTAACTCAATGTTTGAATGAAGTTTCTGTTGTCTTTATTGCTGTGGGAACTCCACCAGATGAAGATGGTAGTGCAGATTTAAAGTATGTCCTTGAAGTTTCCCGTACTATAGGTTGTAATATGAATAAACATCTTTTGGTTGTTACTAAGAGTACTGTACCTGTAGGAACCTCTATAAAAGTACGTCAGGCTATACAAGAGGAGTTGACAAAAAGAAATGCGACAATAGAGTTTGATGTGGCTTCTAATCCTGAATTTTTAAAAGAAGGTAATGCCATTGCTGATTTTATGAGTCCTGATAGGGTAGTTGTAGGGATTGAGTCAGACAAAGCTAAGTCAATAATGACAAAACTTTATAAGCCATTCTTATTAAATAACTTCCGAGTTATATTTATGGATATTGCTTCAGCTGAAATGACTAAATACGCAGCAAACTCCATGCTTGCTACTCGTATTAGCTTTATGAATGATATTGCTAATTTATGTGAGTTGGTTGGCGCTGATGTGAATATGGTGCGATTAGGTATTGGCTCAGATACTCGTATAGGTCGTAAATTTTTATATCCAGGCATAGGTTATGGTGGATCTTGTTTCCCTAAAGATATTAAAGCTTTAATCCGAACAGGGCAGGAAAATAAATATAACCTGGAGGTTCTTGAAGCTGTAGATGCAGTGAATGAACGACAAAAACGAGTTTTATTTGATAAGTTAAAGGATTATTATAAAGACGACTTAAAAGGAAAAACCATTGCTTTATGGGGGCTGTCTTTTAAACCTGAAACGGATGATATGCGTGAAGCCCCTTCTCTGGTAATCATAGATTTACTATTAAAAGCGGGTTGTAAAGTTAGAGTATATGATCCTGCAGCAATGGATGAATGTCAAAGAAGAATTGGTGATGCTGTATTTTATGCTAAAGATCATTATGAAGCTGTGTTAGAAGCTGATGCTTTAATGTTGGTAACCGAATGGAAAGAGTTCCGTTTGCCTTCATGGGCTGTAGTTAAGAAAACAATGAATCATGCTGTTCTTTTTGATGGAAGGAATATCTATGAAAAGGAAGAGCTAGAAGAGAATGGTTTTGACTATTTTTGCATTGGTTTGTAA